The genomic segment GTGGCAATTTTTATATTTCTTTCCACTTCCACATGGACAAGGATCATTCCTCCCTACTGTCTTTTCTGCACGAATAGGTTCACGTTTTACTTCACGCGTGTCTTGTTGCGCCGCAACTTGTTGATTAGGATCGCTCAAATCACGTTTTTCTTCACGATATTTGCTCATGTCTTGTCGTCTTTCGGGTGTTGCTTGGCGTAGCTGTTCAGGTTCTTGAACGGGTATCTGTCCTCGCATCAAAATGGAAATTGTTTGATTATTGATTTTGTTTACCATTGTATCGAATAATGTTACAGACTCCAGTTTATATATTAGTAACGGATCTTTTTGTTCATAGCTGGCATTTTGGACAGAATGTTTCAATTCATCAAGTTCACGCAAGTTTTCTTTCCACGCATCGTCTATAACATGGAGAAGAATTGATTTTTCAAAGGCATTGACGACTTCTTTACATTCGCTATTGTACGCAGACTTTAGGTTGCATGAGATGTTATAGACTTTTTTCCCATCGGTAATCGGGATTAGAATATTCTCATACATATTTCCCTGATTTTCGTAGACTTGTTTGATTACAGGGAAAGCAATCTGGGCTAAGCGTTCTGTTTTGCGCTTAAAGTTGGCCATGGCAACATCGAAAGTTTTATTAGCGATATCTTCTTTTTTCACATTGCGGAACTCTTCTTCAGAGAAAGGAGTTTCCATTGCCAATGTTTGAAGTAGTTCCATTTTGCATTCTTCATAGTCGAAACTTTCAACTGCAGAGGCACAACGATCCCAAATCATGTTGACAATATCCATACCGATTCGTTCGCCCATTAGTGCGTGGCGGCGTTTGGTGTATACAACTGTACGTTGCTTATTCATTACATCATCGTATTCAAGCAATCGTTTACGTATACCAAAGTTGTTTTCTTCTACCTTTTTCTGTGCACGTTCGATAGAATTAGAAATCATTTTATGTTCAATCATCTCTCCTTCTTGAAAGCCCAACCGGTCCATTACACTAGCTATTCGGTCAGAAGAGAAAAGTCGCATTAAATCATCTTCCAGTGAAATAAAGAAGACAGAAGATCCCGGATCTCCTTGGCGACCGGCACGACCACGTAACTGGCGATCTACACGACGAGATTCGTGACGCTCGGTTCCGATGATGGCGAGACCTCCTGCGTCTTTTACCTCAGGACTGAGCTTGATATCTGTACCACGACCAGCCATGTTAGTTGCGATAGTTACAGTTCCTCTCAAACCTGCTTTTGCAACAATGTCGGCTTCTTTTTGGTGTAATTTAGCATTCAATACATTATGCTCAATCTTGCGCATAGTAAGCATTTTGCTAAGCATTTCGGATATTTCTACGGAAGTTGTTCCTACAAGTACTGGGCGTCCAGATTGAACTAATTGTTCAATTTCTTCAATGACTGCTTTGTATTTTTCACGTTTAGTTTTATATACACGATCGTTCATGTCAATGCGGGAAATAGGGCGATTAGTCGGAATCACTACAACATCTAATTTGTAGATATCCCAAAGTTCACCGGCTTCAGTCTCAGCAGTACCTGTCATACCTGATAATTTATGGTACATACGGAAATAGTTTTGCAAGGTAATGGTGGCGAAGGTCTGTGTAGCAGCTTCAACTTTCACACGCTCCTTAGCTTCAATTGCCTGATGCAAACCATCTGAATAGCGCCTTCCTTCCATGATACGTCCGGTTTGCTCATCTACAATTTTAACTTGTCCGTCGATGACTACATATTCATCATCTTTTTCGAACATGGTATATGCCTTGAGCAATTGGTTGATAGTATGAACGCGTTCCGATTTAATGGCATAGTTGGCCATCATAGAATCTTTTTTCTCTAACTTTTGTTCCTCAGTCAGTCCATTTTCAGCTTCAAGTTCGGAGAGTTCCGATGTTATATCAGGCAGCAAAAACAGTGCGTGATCTTCGGAATTACCTGTAATTAGATCAACGCCCAAATCTGTAAGATCGACACTATTTAATTTCTCGTCAATAACAAAGTAAAGCGGGTCTGTAGCCTCGTGCATACGTTTGTTATTTTGCTCCATGTATGTCTCTTCTGTTTTCAGCATACCGGCTTTGATACCTTGTTCACTAAGATATTTAATAAGCGCTTTATTTTTTGGCAGTGCTTTATGACTACGGAATAGAGCCAGAAAACCTTCTTCTTGATCTTTTTTATTTTCTGAAGGAATTAGCTTTTTGGCGTCAGTAAGATATTTTGTGGCGAGAATCTTTTGGGCATCGACCAATTTTTCTACTAATGGTCGTAACGAATCAAATAGTTGATCTTCCCCTTTAGGAATTGGACCGGAAATAATAAGGGGGGTACGGGCATCATCGATTAAAACAGAATCGACTTCATCTACTATAGCATAATTATGCTCTCTTTGTACAAGATCTTTGGGGCTAATAGCCATGTTATCACGAAGATAATCGAAACCAAATTCATTGTTGGTTCCGAATGTGATGTCGGCTAAATAGGCCTTGCGGCGGGCATCAGAGTTAGGCTGATGTTTGTCAATGCAGTCAACGCTTAGTCCATGGAATTCATAAAGAGGCCCCATCCATTCCGAATCTCGTTTTGAAAGGTAGTCATTTACAGTAATTAAATGTACTCCGTTTCCTGTTAGAGCATTAAGGAAAACAGGTAGGGTAGCTACCAATGTCTTACCTTCACCTGTAGCCATTTCGGCAATCTTGCCTTTATGGAGAACGACGCCACCAAATAGCTGAACGTCATAATGTATCATGTTCCATGTTATTTCGGTACCTCCGGCCATCCAGTGGTTCTGATAAATCGCTTTTTCTCCTTCGATGCGTACAAAATCTTTGGTAGCTGCTAATGTGCGATCAAAATCGTTGGCAGTAACAATTATTTTTTCGTTTTCCGTAAAGCGCTTGGCTGTTTCTTTTACGATGGAAAAGGCAACGGGTAAAACCTCATCTAATGCTTTTTCATATATTTCTAGAATATCTTTTTCTAACTTATCGATTTGAGTAAAATGATCTTCGCGAAATTCCAGATCTAATGTTTCGATCTCTGTTTTTAAATTTTCTATCTTGGTTCGTTCGTTGCTTGCAGAATTGTATATATATTCTTTAAGCTCTGTCGTTTTGTTGCGGAGAGCGTCGTTGTTTAATTGGGCTATTTCCGGATAAACGGCTTTTATCTTATCTACCCATGGCTGAATGTCTTTCATATCTCGCGAAGACTTGTTGCCAATAAGTTTGCCTAAAAATTCATTGAATCCCATTCTTTTTATGTATTGTTTAATTATTTACTTAAGAATTTTATATGCGCAAAGTTACACTAAAATGCTGATTTATTTGCACTTTGATGCCTCTTTTTTAGGAGTATTCTTTACCGAAGGTCGGTAATAGGTGCGATACTGCAAGCGTTAGGAGCTCGTATTCTAATGACGTGGGTCAGGGTGGGGGCTACCTGATCAATTGTGATCGGAGTATTAATAATTGCTGGTTTTATAGACGCTCCCATAAAAATAAGAGGAGTGGGAATGTGTGCTGTGCGCACTACTCTGTTTGTTGTTGATTGCTCTTGTACAATGGTCCAACCGGGAAGAATGTCTATTAATAAATCACCGGACCGTTTACGATTAAATGAATTTCTTATTTTATAGAGCTCAGGAGTCCACGCGCCTTGTAGTAAGCGATAGGAAGAATATACTTCGTTTACTCCACTGAATTGCATTAAGAAATCGGAAGCTTTTTCTTCAATATCTGAAAGGCTTAACTGTTTTTTCTCAATGAGCTTATGATTAAGATAAATTTGTTGATTATCGAAAGCTTCAACATATTGGCCTTCACCATAAGTAGCCATTAGATACATATTTAGCAAGGCAGCGCAGCGATTTAAATAGAACTCACCTCCGGGTATTTGATATTTGTTTAAATCGGGTGCCTCAGGATCGGCATACCCCGTTGATGTAATAAAGAAGAGGACATTTTGCAGACCTATTTTTTTGTCAATCAGATCAAGTAGGGTTGCTATGCTTTTATCCAACTTTACATAGGTGTCTTGCATTTCTAGTGGACATTCTTGAACGCTCTTATGGTCGTAGTTGCCTGCATAGTAAGTGAGCGATAATAAATCCACTATATCGTCTTTTCCGATGTTACTGTTGTTTAAACATTCTTCTGCTAATGAATTTACTTCATCGTTTACGAATGGACTGGTGATTAGCCTTCTATATTTGTTCTTTTTTGCTTCGTCAAATTTGTATTTGAAAGTTTCTTTCTCCCATTCGGAGGCCAGATATTTATAAGTTTCAACCGGTAGCGAAGGTGTCCAAATGATGTTTCCCATTCTGAAATCAATGGCTTTTCGATCATTGTATTGGCTTACCCACCAGGGAAATTCGCTATAGTAGGTTGTCCCGGCCCATTTACCGGTATTATTGTTTAGCCAAAATGCACCATTACCGGCATGCCCTGCTGCAAAAATGGCAGTTTCGCGGAATGGAGAAATGGCATATACCAGACTTTTACCTTGTGTTGCTATTTTTAATTCATCGGCGATAGTGGAGGTAAGTAATTGTAACGGAGAAGTACTTTCATCCGTATAATTGCCCATGTACGCATCATCATCTACGCAATTTATAGGTCTAAGGGTAGATATATTAAGCCAATTATCGGCTATAATCCCGTTTACGGAAGGGGATGCCCCGGTATATATCGCAGCTATGGCCGATGCACGGTCGGGGTTTATAAACGGAAATTCGGCATTGCGGTAAATCCGGCCTTCTCTCCATAATCGTTTAAAACCTCTATCGCCATACATTGCAGAAAATGCTTCCAAATAATCTGTACGTAATTGATCGATTGTTAGTCCCACTATTAATTTGGGGACAGATGGAACCGACTGGGCTTGTAGTCCGGTAAAAGTTAAGGCGGTTATTATAGAGGTTAATAGTCCTTTCATTTATTTTTTTTTGTAAGCTAGGATGAGATTGCTTGCTGAACGTATCAACAAACTTAGGGCCAAAGGTAATACAGCTAAATCAAATCTTTGAGGTATTACAGCCCAAAGCAATATAAATAAAGTTAAAACCATGAAATTTAACAGATGGTATGCACTCATTCGCTTCTTTTTGGCCTCATATAATATAAATGGTAGGAATAGGAGGTGCAGTGGGTGAAAGATAAATAATAAATAATTAGGGCTAACAGCAGGGTGCTCAGAGCAGCAAGCCAAAAAGGCAATGATGCATCCGGCTATTCCTGCCAAAAAAAAGAGTAATAAATCAACTCCCCAAAGGATTTTCTTTTTCTTTAGGCCGTAGATGGTTATTCCACCGGTGATAATAAATAGTAGTAAAGATGTTTGTAATGGGGTAAAAAGATGGAAACGATTATTATCAAAAAGTTCAGCGTGATTTGGAATTAATGAAGTTGTTTTGACTACTAATTTTCTTGTGTTGCCATTTTTATCAATAATATTTGCTGAAGCGAAACTTTGTTGCAGATAGTCGGGGATAAACATCTTCTGGCGGGGGGTAATGGGCTTATCAGCTTTACTGCCCAAGCAGAAATCGATTCCGAAACGTTCCCAAAGGTGTTGCTTAGTATATTCGTGAATTATATCGCGAAAAGATTGTGCTTTTTCTTTTTGGTTGTTATAATAAATTTCCCCGTTGATGCAATCCTCTATTTTGTCTCGTGGCCGGGTGGCACAGTTGTCGAAAAGAAAATTATATCTGTAAACCCTGTTCTCTGGGTAATAATTTATTTTTAGTAGTGTGAAGAGCTTTTCTTTTTCCTTGGCCGATAGATTAAGCATTTGCTGACTTACTCCCCGTTCGTAATATTCATACTCTTCAGCAAATTGGTTATAATCAGTAGCTCCTAACTGATAGTCTGTTTCTCCTTTAATAAATCTCCAAATAAAGTTTGGGGTATTGAAACTGAACATCCCATAATTAAAAACAATGTCGGCTCCTGTACTAATATCTTTATAACGAATAGCGGTATGTCCGAAAAGAGAGTAAATTTCATTACCGGGAGAACATGTCAAAAGACTAATTTGAACAGAATCATTCTGTAGGGCGAAAGATGGCTGACCATAAAGTAGTGTGGCAAAAAAGAGTATAATTGGTATCCTTTTCATCGTTGTACAATTGTTATTTAATGCAAAAGTACTTTTATTTGCTAATTATATGTTTTTTGCAAGTGCTTTTTTTCTTCTATGTACAATTGTTATGTTTTTTTTGAGTTACTTTGCAAGCCCAAAACATATAAGAGTGAATTTAATAATTGATATAGGAAATACGATTGCCAAGGTGGCGCTTTTTGATGGGGATTCTATGGTAGATGTCTTTTTTGATTCTAACGACTCACTGGATTGCCTAGGGAAAGTTGCTACTCAATATTCTATTGAGAGAGGGATTATTGCAACTGTTATTGATTTAAATGAAAAAGTATTGCAACGTTTGCATGAGCTTTCGATACCGCTACATTGGCTTGATGCAAGAACCCCTCTGCCAATCGTTAATTTATATGAATCTTCTGATACATTGGGGTATGATCGAATAGCAGCAGTCGTTGCTGCTAACCAACAATTTCCGGATAAAGACATACTTGTAATAGATGCTGGTACTGCTTTGACGTATGAATTTATTGATTCTAATGGTAGATACCATGGTGGTAATATTTCTCCTGGCATGCAAATGCGTTTTAAAGCATTGCATCAATTTACCGGAAAGTTACCATTGGTTCAGTCAACAGGACGATTGCCTTTTATGGGGAAAGATACGGAAACAGCTATCCGTTCTGGTGTTTTACAAGGTATAGAATATGAGATTTTAGGGTATATAACAGTTTTGAAGCATAAATATCCTGAACTTTTGGTTTTTTTAACTGGTGGAGATCATTTTTCTTTTGATACGAAATTAAAAAGTATCATCTTTGTCGATAGATTTTTAGTACTGAAGGGATTAAATAGAATATTAAACTATAATAATGGTAGGATATAGACAGACTTTGGGTGTTATTTTATTTGTATTTTTGCCTATATCGGTGGCAATAGCTCAAAACAATACAAACTCTCCTTATACAAGATATGGCTATGGGCAATTGTCTGATCAGACTTTTGCAAATAGTAAAGCTATGGGAGGAATTGCTTATGCTTTGCGTGACGGACATCACGTTAATGTCTCTAATCCTTCTTCTT from the uncultured Bacteroides sp. genome contains:
- the secA gene encoding preprotein translocase subunit SecA; this translates as MGFNEFLGKLIGNKSSRDMKDIQPWVDKIKAVYPEIAQLNNDALRNKTTELKEYIYNSASNERTKIENLKTEIETLDLEFREDHFTQIDKLEKDILEIYEKALDEVLPVAFSIVKETAKRFTENEKIIVTANDFDRTLAATKDFVRIEGEKAIYQNHWMAGGTEITWNMIHYDVQLFGGVVLHKGKIAEMATGEGKTLVATLPVFLNALTGNGVHLITVNDYLSKRDSEWMGPLYEFHGLSVDCIDKHQPNSDARRKAYLADITFGTNNEFGFDYLRDNMAISPKDLVQREHNYAIVDEVDSVLIDDARTPLIISGPIPKGEDQLFDSLRPLVEKLVDAQKILATKYLTDAKKLIPSENKKDQEEGFLALFRSHKALPKNKALIKYLSEQGIKAGMLKTEETYMEQNNKRMHEATDPLYFVIDEKLNSVDLTDLGVDLITGNSEDHALFLLPDITSELSELEAENGLTEEQKLEKKDSMMANYAIKSERVHTINQLLKAYTMFEKDDEYVVIDGQVKIVDEQTGRIMEGRRYSDGLHQAIEAKERVKVEAATQTFATITLQNYFRMYHKLSGMTGTAETEAGELWDIYKLDVVVIPTNRPISRIDMNDRVYKTKREKYKAVIEEIEQLVQSGRPVLVGTTSVEISEMLSKMLTMRKIEHNVLNAKLHQKEADIVAKAGLRGTVTIATNMAGRGTDIKLSPEVKDAGGLAIIGTERHESRRVDRQLRGRAGRQGDPGSSVFFISLEDDLMRLFSSDRIASVMDRLGFQEGEMIEHKMISNSIERAQKKVEENNFGIRKRLLEYDDVMNKQRTVVYTKRRHALMGERIGMDIVNMIWDRCASAVESFDYEECKMELLQTLAMETPFSEEEFRNVKKEDIANKTFDVAMANFKRKTERLAQIAFPVIKQVYENQGNMYENILIPITDGKKVYNISCNLKSAYNSECKEVVNAFEKSILLHVIDDAWKENLRELDELKHSVQNASYEQKDPLLIYKLESVTLFDTMVNKINNQTISILMRGQIPVQEPEQLRQATPERRQDMSKYREEKRDLSDPNQQVAAQQDTREVKREPIRAEKTVGRNDPCPCGSGKKYKNCHGRNS
- a CDS encoding alkaline phosphatase family protein, with translation MKGLLTSIITALTFTGLQAQSVPSVPKLIVGLTIDQLRTDYLEAFSAMYGDRGFKRLWREGRIYRNAEFPFINPDRASAIAAIYTGASPSVNGIIADNWLNISTLRPINCVDDDAYMGNYTDESTSPLQLLTSTIADELKIATQGKSLVYAISPFRETAIFAAGHAGNGAFWLNNNTGKWAGTTYYSEFPWWVSQYNDRKAIDFRMGNIIWTPSLPVETYKYLASEWEKETFKYKFDEAKKNKYRRLITSPFVNDEVNSLAEECLNNSNIGKDDIVDLLSLTYYAGNYDHKSVQECPLEMQDTYVKLDKSIATLLDLIDKKIGLQNVLFFITSTGYADPEAPDLNKYQIPGGEFYLNRCAALLNMYLMATYGEGQYVEAFDNQQIYLNHKLIEKKQLSLSDIEEKASDFLMQFSGVNEVYSSYRLLQGAWTPELYKIRNSFNRKRSGDLLIDILPGWTIVQEQSTTNRVVRTAHIPTPLIFMGASIKPAIINTPITIDQVAPTLTHVIRIRAPNACSIAPITDLR
- a CDS encoding type III pantothenate kinase; protein product: MNLIIDIGNTIAKVALFDGDSMVDVFFDSNDSLDCLGKVATQYSIERGIIATVIDLNEKVLQRLHELSIPLHWLDARTPLPIVNLYESSDTLGYDRIAAVVAANQQFPDKDILVIDAGTALTYEFIDSNGRYHGGNISPGMQMRFKALHQFTGKLPLVQSTGRLPFMGKDTETAIRSGVLQGIEYEILGYITVLKHKYPELLVFLTGGDHFSFDTKLKSIIFVDRFLVLKGLNRILNYNNGRI
- a CDS encoding DUF4105 domain-containing protein — translated: MKRIPIILFFATLLYGQPSFALQNDSVQISLLTCSPGNEIYSLFGHTAIRYKDISTGADIVFNYGMFSFNTPNFIWRFIKGETDYQLGATDYNQFAEEYEYYERGVSQQMLNLSAKEKEKLFTLLKINYYPENRVYRYNFLFDNCATRPRDKIEDCINGEIYYNNQKEKAQSFRDIIHEYTKQHLWERFGIDFCLGSKADKPITPRQKMFIPDYLQQSFASANIIDKNGNTRKLVVKTTSLIPNHAELFDNNRFHLFTPLQTSLLLFIITGGITIYGLKKKKILWGVDLLLFFLAGIAGCIIAFLACCSEHPAVSPNYLLFIFHPLHLLFLPFILYEAKKKRMSAYHLLNFMVLTLFILLWAVIPQRFDLAVLPLALSLLIRSASNLILAYKKK